Proteins from a genomic interval of Polaribacter sp. Q13:
- a CDS encoding reverse transcriptase family protein, translating into MTYSLDIYKKRAAELKRSEEFIKETSEYIELISKKGFPPIFSLPHLCLTSSVSIKNTITICESNRRVFYKRFKLKKKKGGYRVIQTPVSELKFLQRWILDNILEKIPSHHSCKGFDKNTSIIKNAECHLNSECILKIDLLRFFDSINEKRIYGIFKSLGYKENLCVSFAKICTIEHEEKFYDSFEKSEQKLKSYLTNKKEGVLPQGAPSSPKLANLILRRLDHRLSKLCEKRKINYSRYADDLTFSGNSIELQIIKKIVYKIIHNENLFVNFSKTKFLKRGSPFFVTGLSVHNSEVKVIRRKKKEVEHHLFHCLKNGVMGHLTKAKITNRNFKDWLFGNICFIYSVEPIIGQEYFDKFNKVDWPI; encoded by the coding sequence ATGACTTACTCATTGGATATTTATAAAAAAAGAGCCGCTGAATTAAAAAGGAGTGAAGAATTCATAAAAGAAACTTCTGAATATATTGAATTAATTTCGAAAAAAGGATTTCCCCCTATTTTTTCTTTACCTCATTTATGTCTTACTTCATCCGTAAGTATAAAAAACACAATAACCATATGTGAATCAAATAGAAGAGTTTTTTATAAGCGATTCAAATTAAAAAAGAAAAAAGGCGGTTATCGTGTTATTCAAACCCCAGTAAGCGAATTGAAATTTCTTCAAAGGTGGATTCTGGATAATATTTTAGAGAAAATCCCTTCTCATCATTCTTGCAAAGGATTTGATAAGAACACATCAATTATAAAAAATGCAGAATGCCACCTTAATTCAGAATGTATTTTAAAAATAGACCTACTTCGATTTTTTGATTCAATCAATGAAAAACGAATTTATGGTATATTCAAATCATTAGGTTATAAAGAAAACTTATGTGTTTCATTCGCTAAAATTTGCACAATAGAACACGAAGAAAAATTCTATGACTCATTTGAAAAAAGTGAACAGAAACTAAAATCTTATTTAACTAATAAAAAAGAAGGTGTTTTACCTCAAGGAGCACCCAGTAGTCCAAAGCTAGCTAATTTAATTTTAAGGAGATTAGACCATAGATTATCTAAACTTTGTGAAAAAAGAAAAATTAATTATTCACGATACGCTGACGATTTGACCTTTTCTGGAAATAGCATAGAATTACAAATCATAAAGAAAATTGTTTATAAAATAATTCATAATGAAAATCTCTTTGTTAATTTTAGTAAAACCAAATTTCTTAAAAGAGGCAGTCCATTTTTTGTCACAGGTTTATCTGTACATAATAGCGAAGTAAAAGTTATAAGACGAAAAAAGAAAGAGGTTGAACATCATTTATTTCATTGTTTAAAAAATGGAGTTATGGGGCATTTAACAAAAGCTAAAATAACGAATAGAAACTTTAAAGATTGGTTATTTGGGAACATCTGCTTTATTTATTCTGTTGAGCCAATAATAGGTCAAGAATATTTTGATAAGTTTAATAAAGTTGATTGGCCAATATAA
- a CDS encoding zinc-dependent peptidase — protein MKIKYKILAPFYRKKSKIECHQVLVKSNSYYKNLSEVHKANFQLRTLLFISTTNFSSEPGFIVNKKMKIIISSAFVQITFGLKTDTLNKFNDVFICCPKFLLL, from the coding sequence TTGAAAATAAAGTATAAAATATTAGCTCCTTTTTATCGAAAAAAATCAAAAATTGAATGTCATCAAGTTTTAGTAAAATCTAATTCATATTATAAAAATCTTTCAGAAGTTCATAAAGCTAATTTTCAATTAAGAACATTGTTATTTATTTCTACAACAAACTTCAGTTCAGAGCCTGGTTTCATTGTAAATAAAAAAATGAAAATTATTATTTCGAGTGCTTTTGTTCAAATTACATTTGGATTAAAAACCGATACTTTAAATAAGTTTAATGATGTATTTATTTGTTGCCCCAAGTTCTTACTCTTATAA
- a CDS encoding zinc-dependent peptidase, whose product MMYLFVAPSSYSYKNNTAVFKGDVNIATKKVNMSWPAIEKGFKITDDALNLSIHEFGHCLIFENHTRSYFSKIFNNSDFENWKSQAKTKFKKIKAKENIVLRDYAGTNLVEFFSVSLETFFEQAAYFKENEPELYESMTKLLKQDPINKKNPIL is encoded by the coding sequence ATGATGTATTTATTTGTTGCCCCAAGTTCTTACTCTTATAAAAATAATACAGCCGTTTTTAAGGGTGATGTAAATATTGCAACTAAAAAGGTAAATATGTCTTGGCCTGCAATAGAAAAAGGTTTTAAAATTACAGATGATGCACTTAATTTATCTATTCACGAATTTGGTCATTGTTTAATTTTCGAGAATCATACAAGATCTTATTTCTCTAAAATATTTAATAATAGTGATTTTGAAAATTGGAAAAGTCAAGCAAAAACGAAATTTAAAAAAATAAAAGCGAAAGAAAACATCGTTTTAAGGGATTATGCAGGTACAAATCTTGTCGAGTTCTTTTCTGTTTCATTAGAAACCTTTTTTGAACAAGCAGCATATTTTAAAGAAAACGAGCCAGAATTGTATGAAAGTATGACGAAATTATTAAAGCAAGATCCAATTAATAAAAAGAATCCTATTTTATAA
- a CDS encoding RNA methyltransferase: MVNNLEQGFFGIGIQNGKTPENLGVLWRSAQNMGASFIFTIGNRYAKQACDTHKATGAMPYFHYENFDDFFNNLPKGAMLVGVELDEKAVQLETFKHPRRCVYLLGAEDHGLSNAAIEKSHHLVKFKSELSLNVSVAGSIIMYDRQAKFNFIVD; this comes from the coding sequence ATGGTAAATAATTTAGAACAAGGTTTTTTCGGTATCGGAATTCAGAATGGAAAAACACCCGAAAATTTAGGTGTCCTTTGGCGTTCTGCCCAAAATATGGGTGCTAGTTTTATTTTTACTATTGGCAATCGCTATGCTAAACAAGCTTGCGATACGCACAAAGCCACTGGAGCAATGCCTTATTTTCATTACGAAAATTTTGATGATTTCTTTAACAACTTGCCAAAAGGCGCCATGTTAGTGGGGGTAGAATTAGATGAAAAAGCGGTACAATTAGAAACTTTTAAACATCCGAGACGTTGCGTGTATTTATTAGGCGCAGAAGATCATGGATTGTCTAATGCAGCTATTGAAAAATCGCATCATTTAGTAAAATTTAAATCGGAATTGAGTTTAAATGTTTCTGTTGCAGGAAGCATTATTATGTACGATCGACAAGCAAAGTTTAATTTTATAGTTGATTAA
- the mutS gene encoding DNA mismatch repair protein MutS: MAKSKAKKVTPLMKQYNAIKNKYPDAMLLFRVGDFYETFGEDAKKAADVLGITLTKRGAGSETETALAGFPHHSLNTYLPKLVKFGMRVAICDQLEDPKMTKTIVKRGVTELVTPGVSLNDEVLQTKTNNFLAAVHFDKKQLGISFLDVSTGEYLVAQGNAEYIDKLLQNFSPSEVLVQKQHKQQFLELFENRYYTFYLDDWVFQKEYANETLQNHFEVKSLKGFGIEDVKNGIIAAGAVMYYLSETQHNQLKHIQHISRIAEDNYVWMDRFTVRNLELYNPNSINAVTLLNVIDKTISPMGGRLLKRWLALPLKNIDEIKNRHELVKFFIDSDEFSQTVTYQLKQISDLERLISKVATGKASPREIVLLKDSLKAILPIKTSAESSKNKAVKQLGNQLHTCQDLIEKINETLFDDAPVNINKGNAIATGVHQELDDLRAISNSGKEYLDNMLKRETERTGITSLKISFNNVFGYYIEVRNSHKDKVPEEWIRKQTLVNAERYITEELKEYETKILGAEEKIAKIEQEIFSKLLQYIIQYVQVVQENAQVIAKIDCLLSFSVLAIDNNYVRPIMDESTDLEIKNGRHPVIEKQLPIDQAYIANDVVLNRTQQQIIMITGPNMSGKSAILRQTALIVLLAQMGSYVPAQNAKIGIVDKIFTRVGASDNISMGESTFMVEMNETASILNNVSERSLILLDEIGRGTSTYDGISIAWAISEFLHEHPTKAKTLFATHYHELNEMTTSFERIKNFNVSVKELENTIIFLRKLVSGGSDHSFGIHVAKLAGMPNMVIHRANKILAKLEKNNKNAEVKDVLKQEQNEEMQLSFFQLDDPLLENIKEEILATNIDTLTPIEALMKLNEIKRMLIKK; encoded by the coding sequence TTGGCAAAATCAAAAGCAAAAAAGGTAACTCCTTTAATGAAACAATACAACGCAATCAAGAATAAATATCCTGATGCAATGTTACTTTTTAGAGTAGGAGATTTCTATGAAACCTTTGGTGAAGACGCAAAAAAAGCTGCCGATGTTTTAGGAATTACCTTAACAAAACGTGGTGCCGGAAGTGAAACCGAAACTGCTTTGGCAGGTTTTCCGCATCACTCATTAAATACCTATTTACCAAAGTTGGTAAAGTTTGGAATGCGTGTTGCTATTTGTGATCAGTTAGAAGACCCAAAAATGACCAAAACCATTGTAAAACGTGGTGTTACAGAATTGGTTACACCCGGAGTTTCTTTAAACGACGAAGTGTTACAAACCAAAACCAATAACTTTTTAGCAGCTGTTCATTTTGATAAAAAACAACTCGGAATTTCTTTCTTAGATGTTTCTACAGGTGAATATTTGGTGGCGCAAGGAAATGCAGAATACATAGATAAATTGTTGCAAAATTTTAGTCCGAGTGAAGTCTTGGTTCAAAAACAACACAAACAACAATTTTTAGAACTTTTTGAAAACCGTTATTACACGTTTTATTTAGACGATTGGGTTTTTCAAAAAGAATATGCCAACGAAACATTACAAAATCATTTTGAAGTAAAAAGTTTAAAAGGTTTTGGAATCGAAGATGTTAAAAACGGAATTATTGCTGCCGGTGCAGTGATGTACTATTTATCTGAAACGCAACACAATCAGTTAAAACACATTCAGCATATTAGCAGAATTGCTGAAGATAATTATGTTTGGATGGATCGTTTTACGGTTCGGAATTTAGAATTGTACAACCCGAATTCCATCAACGCAGTTACCCTTTTAAATGTAATTGATAAAACAATATCGCCCATGGGCGGAAGATTGCTAAAACGTTGGTTGGCGCTTCCTTTAAAAAATATTGATGAGATTAAAAATCGTCATGAATTGGTCAAGTTTTTTATTGATTCAGATGAATTTTCTCAGACCGTAACCTATCAACTAAAACAAATATCCGATTTAGAAAGATTAATTTCTAAAGTGGCAACTGGTAAAGCTTCGCCAAGAGAAATTGTACTTTTAAAAGATTCTTTAAAAGCAATTCTTCCGATAAAAACATCCGCAGAAAGCAGTAAAAATAAAGCAGTAAAACAACTCGGTAATCAATTACACACTTGCCAAGATTTAATTGAAAAAATTAATGAAACCTTATTTGATGATGCTCCGGTAAACATCAACAAAGGAAATGCCATTGCAACGGGTGTTCATCAAGAATTAGACGATTTACGTGCCATTTCTAACTCTGGTAAAGAGTATTTAGATAACATGCTAAAGCGTGAAACAGAGCGCACAGGAATTACAAGTTTAAAGATTTCTTTCAATAATGTTTTTGGCTATTATATTGAAGTTCGGAATTCTCATAAAGACAAAGTGCCAGAGGAATGGATTCGTAAACAAACTTTGGTAAATGCAGAACGATATATTACCGAAGAATTAAAAGAATACGAAACTAAAATTCTTGGTGCAGAAGAAAAAATAGCCAAAATAGAACAAGAAATATTTTCTAAGTTATTACAATATATCATTCAATATGTACAAGTTGTACAAGAAAATGCACAGGTTATAGCAAAAATTGATTGTTTACTTTCTTTTTCTGTTTTAGCAATAGATAACAATTATGTGCGTCCGATTATGGATGAAAGCACCGATTTAGAAATAAAAAATGGTCGTCATCCTGTTATTGAAAAACAGTTACCGATAGATCAAGCTTATATTGCAAATGATGTTGTGTTGAATAGAACTCAACAACAAATAATTATGATTACCGGACCGAATATGTCTGGTAAATCTGCCATTTTAAGACAAACAGCATTGATTGTTTTATTGGCTCAAATGGGAAGTTATGTTCCGGCTCAGAATGCAAAAATTGGTATTGTAGATAAGATTTTTACCAGAGTTGGTGCAAGTGATAATATTTCGATGGGGGAATCTACTTTTATGGTAGAAATGAATGAAACGGCTTCCATCTTAAATAACGTTTCTGAGCGTAGTTTAATTCTTTTAGATGAAATTGGTAGAGGAACGTCTACTTATGACGGAATATCGATTGCTTGGGCCATTTCTGAGTTCCTACACGAGCATCCAACCAAAGCAAAAACATTGTTTGCAACGCATTATCATGAATTAAATGAAATGACTACTTCTTTTGAGCGCATTAAAAACTTTAATGTGTCTGTAAAAGAATTAGAAAACACCATTATTTTCTTGCGTAAATTGGTTTCTGGTGGCTCTGATCATAGTTTTGGTATTCATGTTGCCAAACTTGCAGGAATGCCGAATATGGTGATTCATAGAGCGAATAAAATTTTGGCAAAACTAGAAAAGAACAATAAAAACGCCGAAGTTAAAGACGTTTTAAAACAAGAACAGAATGAAGAAATGCAACTCAGCTTTTTTCAGTTAGATGATCCGTTATTAGAAAACATTAAAGAAGAAATTTTAGCCACAAATATTGATACTTTAACGCCTATTGAAGCCTTAATGAAGTTGAATGAAATTAAAAGAATGTTGATTAAAAAATAA
- a CDS encoding RNA methyltransferase: MRKLKNNELGRITVDEFKIVEKTPIIVVLDNIRSLNNIGSVFRTSDAFLIEKIYLCGICATPPNKDIHKTALGATESVAWEYVEDTLTLVEKLKSENVKVLSIEQAENATMLDTFYPTIGEKYAIVMGNEVKGVQQEVVNASDLCIEIPQLGTKHSLNISVTTGVVIWDLFQKMGKL, encoded by the coding sequence ATGAGAAAATTAAAGAATAACGAGTTAGGAAGAATTACAGTTGATGAATTTAAAATTGTTGAAAAGACGCCAATAATTGTAGTTTTAGATAATATTAGAAGTTTAAATAATATTGGTTCTGTTTTTAGAACTTCTGATGCTTTTTTGATTGAAAAAATCTATTTATGTGGTATTTGCGCTACTCCGCCAAACAAAGATATTCATAAAACGGCTTTAGGTGCAACAGAATCTGTAGCTTGGGAATATGTAGAAGATACCTTGACTTTAGTTGAAAAATTAAAGTCAGAAAATGTAAAAGTCCTGTCTATTGAACAAGCAGAAAATGCTACAATGCTCGACACTTTTTATCCGACGATAGGAGAGAAGTATGCTATTGTAATGGGTAATGAAGTTAAAGGAGTGCAACAAGAAGTGGTTAATGCCTCTGATTTGTGTATTGAAATTCCGCAATTGGGTACCAAACATTCTTTAAATATTTCTGTAACTACAGGAGTTGTTATTTGGGATTTATTTCAAAAAATGGGGAAATTATAG
- a CDS encoding tetratricopeptide repeat-containing sensor histidine kinase: protein MKFEENIFCSKNKYLLLLFLVSFSIFSQEKSIDSLDYLLKEYQKTKQLHIPKQAYLLSENTKNDSLIRITYINFGMKSFFNGDTTNLSVTEKKLHQFYNRTKDASALAKSYYYKGLYFKVKFKFDSTFYYYSKSKDISVQLKDSLEATRRLLSMAALQYDERDYLGSEISIIEGLRFVEPRIKGSGLENYPNEVFFTGLLYERLGNVLFMTDRQEEARKTYLKFFEIQKKSPELDIKYQEARLFNHLATTYESEGNYTEAINYFKKSLAIDSLQFKNVYRYETALGGIAFNNFLLGNKKDALEGYLEVLILRQERNYKRGLVLTHSNLGKIYEANKETKKAIFHSNKGLELAKQINFNRYTLDNLLLLSHLVKGEKGRLLLEEHITLNDSLYRRERSLKNQFAKIRYETEKKDKENVGLKQENSRKNLELERQKQQKIIGWLIATASLLFIGFAAIVVSNRRKKIMFEAKMQKIEAREKERQKIAKSLHDEVAGDIRMLLLKLENANQQEEARSLNIIKENVRNLSHQLSSESFDKVSFKNQIINLVSDFFEIDFKIKVKEIDSVNWLEINNSIKRTLFLSIREGIQNAKKHAAAKIVVLEFSETNNSIFLSISDNGKGFNLTDKKNGIGLKNMKERVNEINGIFNIKSEVEKGTNISVEIPKNGK, encoded by the coding sequence ATGAAGTTTGAAGAAAATATTTTTTGCAGTAAAAACAAGTATTTGCTGTTACTCTTTTTAGTCAGTTTTTCTATTTTTTCTCAAGAGAAAAGTATAGATTCTTTAGATTATTTATTAAAAGAATACCAAAAAACTAAACAACTCCATATACCAAAACAAGCCTATCTATTATCAGAAAATACCAAAAATGATTCTTTAATTAGAATTACCTACATAAATTTTGGTATGAAAAGCTTTTTTAATGGAGACACTACAAATTTGAGTGTAACTGAAAAGAAGTTGCATCAATTTTATAATAGAACTAAAGATGCTTCTGCTTTAGCAAAAAGCTATTATTATAAGGGGCTTTATTTTAAGGTTAAATTTAAATTTGATAGCACTTTTTATTATTATAGCAAATCTAAAGACATTTCTGTACAGTTAAAAGATTCTTTAGAAGCAACCAGAAGGTTGTTGTCTATGGCTGCGCTTCAATATGATGAAAGAGATTATTTAGGAAGTGAAATTTCTATTATAGAAGGATTACGTTTTGTAGAACCTCGTATTAAAGGTTCGGGTCTAGAAAATTATCCTAATGAAGTTTTTTTTACGGGGCTTTTATATGAAAGGTTAGGAAATGTTTTATTCATGACAGATAGACAGGAAGAAGCTAGAAAAACGTATCTAAAATTCTTTGAAATCCAAAAGAAAAGTCCAGAATTAGATATAAAATACCAAGAGGCAAGATTGTTTAATCATTTAGCAACTACCTATGAGTCTGAAGGGAATTATACAGAAGCTATAAATTATTTTAAGAAAAGTTTAGCTATAGACAGTCTTCAATTTAAAAATGTTTATAGATATGAAACTGCATTGGGAGGTATTGCTTTTAATAATTTTTTATTAGGAAATAAAAAAGATGCATTAGAAGGGTATTTAGAGGTTTTAATACTTAGACAAGAAAGAAATTACAAAAGAGGTTTAGTATTGACTCATTCTAATTTAGGTAAAATTTATGAGGCAAATAAGGAAACTAAAAAAGCAATATTTCATTCTAATAAAGGATTAGAATTAGCGAAACAAATAAACTTCAATAGGTACACTTTAGACAATCTTTTACTTTTATCTCATTTGGTAAAAGGTGAAAAAGGGAGGCTGTTATTAGAAGAACATATTACTTTAAATGATAGTCTTTATAGAAGAGAAAGGTCTTTAAAAAATCAGTTTGCAAAAATTAGATATGAAACTGAAAAAAAGGACAAAGAAAACGTTGGTTTAAAGCAAGAAAACTCAAGAAAAAATTTAGAATTAGAGCGTCAGAAACAACAAAAAATTATTGGTTGGTTAATAGCTACTGCAAGTCTTTTATTTATCGGTTTTGCGGCAATTGTGGTTTCTAATAGAAGAAAAAAAATTATGTTTGAAGCAAAGATGCAAAAAATTGAAGCACGCGAAAAAGAGCGACAAAAAATTGCAAAATCTTTGCATGATGAGGTTGCTGGAGATATTAGAATGTTGCTTTTAAAGTTAGAAAACGCTAACCAACAAGAAGAAGCCAGAAGCTTAAATATTATTAAAGAAAATGTTAGAAATTTATCGCATCAATTAAGTAGTGAAAGTTTTGATAAAGTTTCATTTAAAAATCAGATAATTAATCTAGTATCAGATTTTTTTGAAATAGATTTTAAGATTAAAGTAAAAGAAATAGATAGCGTAAATTGGTTAGAAATAAACAATTCCATAAAAAGAACATTATTTTTATCGATAAGAGAAGGTATACAAAATGCAAAAAAACATGCAGCAGCAAAAATAGTTGTGTTAGAGTTTAGTGAAACAAATAACTCTATCTTTTTATCGATTTCTGATAACGGAAAAGGTTTTAATCTTACAGATAAGAAAAACGGAATAGGTTTAAAAAATATGAAAGAAAGAGTTAATGAAATTAATGGAATCTTTAATATTAAAAGTGAGGTAGAAAAAGGAACAAATATTAGTGTAGAAATCCCTAAGAATGGAAAATAA
- a CDS encoding response regulator transcription factor, giving the protein MENKTRILIVDDHQLVIQGILCSLKEVGDFDVVTTNTCDDAFRLIKSHQKTNPFHLLFTDLSFDNATDETNLDGGEELIKAIRNNEFDIKIAVITGHTETNRVYNVISNLKPNAYLLKSKCDVTEIGFAVQKMLANNFYYTHEIHQKIMRRNIVQIQMDDVAIQILKELPKHPKISNLEGVITKPDSSFLKLRSIETKLCNLRTDLNAKNNTDLVLKAKELGIID; this is encoded by the coding sequence ATGGAAAATAAAACTAGAATTTTAATTGTTGATGATCATCAATTAGTAATACAAGGAATACTTTGCTCTTTAAAGGAAGTTGGCGATTTTGATGTGGTAACAACTAATACTTGTGACGACGCTTTCCGGTTGATAAAAAGCCACCAGAAAACCAACCCTTTTCACTTATTATTTACCGATTTAAGTTTTGATAATGCTACAGATGAAACCAATTTAGATGGGGGAGAAGAATTGATAAAAGCTATTAGAAATAATGAGTTTGATATTAAAATAGCAGTTATAACAGGGCATACAGAAACCAATAGAGTATATAATGTAATTAGTAATTTAAAACCAAATGCCTACCTATTAAAAAGCAAATGCGATGTTACAGAAATTGGTTTTGCTGTTCAAAAAATGTTAGCAAATAATTTTTATTATACCCATGAGATTCATCAAAAAATAATGCGTAGAAACATTGTTCAAATTCAAATGGATGATGTTGCTATTCAAATTTTAAAGGAGCTTCCAAAACACCCTAAAATAAGTAATTTAGAAGGTGTAATTACAAAACCAGATAGTTCTTTTTTAAAACTTCGTTCTATAGAAACTAAATTGTGTAACTTAAGAACAGATTTAAATGCAAAAAATAATACAGACCTAGTTCTTAAAGCAAAAGAATTAGGAATTATAGATTAA
- the mgtE gene encoding magnesium transporter yields the protein MAFELTDQFLEKLIDFIDEHNDSEIKKLFTEVHFADIAEVLDEVNFEEAIYIIKLLDSEKTSEILTELDEDTREKILDNLSAKEIADEVREMDTDDAADIIGELSEERQHRVISALEDDDHAADIKELLSYNDDSAGALMAKELVKVYETWTVAGCMRRIRGQAKDVTRVHSIYVVDREDKLVGRMSLKDLIIAKSDHKIAEICKTKVDAVNVHDPEEEVAKIMAKYDLEAIPVVDDNNVLVGRITIDDIVDVIREEADKDYQMAAGFSQDVEADDTIWELTKARLPWLILALFGGFISVSILGGFSGAMQDHKELFFFTPLIAAMAGNVGVQSSAIIVQGLANDSLKGSLFKRLLKEILQGLLNGFVLAALLMSAGMLFLGFDLELGITVAASLISVIIIASIIGTFIPIILAKKGIDPALATGPFITTSNDILGILIYFSIAKLVLGF from the coding sequence ATGGCATTTGAACTTACTGATCAATTTCTAGAAAAACTAATAGACTTTATTGATGAACACAATGATTCTGAAATAAAAAAACTATTTACAGAAGTCCATTTTGCAGATATAGCCGAAGTTTTAGACGAAGTAAATTTTGAGGAAGCTATTTACATTATCAAACTTTTAGATAGCGAAAAAACATCAGAAATTCTAACAGAATTAGATGAAGACACACGTGAGAAAATTTTAGACAACTTATCTGCTAAAGAAATTGCAGATGAAGTTAGAGAAATGGATACCGATGATGCAGCAGATATTATTGGAGAACTTTCAGAAGAACGTCAGCATCGTGTAATTTCTGCTTTAGAAGATGATGATCATGCAGCAGATATTAAAGAATTATTGTCTTATAACGATGATTCTGCAGGGGCATTAATGGCAAAAGAGTTGGTAAAAGTTTATGAAACTTGGACAGTTGCGGGATGCATGCGTAGAATTAGAGGTCAAGCTAAAGATGTAACGAGAGTGCATTCTATTTATGTAGTAGATAGAGAAGATAAATTGGTAGGTAGAATGTCTTTAAAAGACTTAATAATTGCCAAATCAGATCATAAAATTGCAGAAATCTGTAAAACCAAAGTAGATGCCGTAAACGTACATGATCCAGAAGAAGAGGTTGCTAAAATAATGGCTAAATACGATTTAGAAGCCATACCTGTTGTAGATGATAACAATGTTTTGGTGGGTAGAATTACCATTGATGATATTGTAGATGTTATTAGAGAAGAGGCCGATAAAGATTACCAAATGGCGGCTGGTTTTTCTCAAGATGTAGAGGCAGATGACACTATCTGGGAACTTACAAAAGCACGTTTACCTTGGTTAATATTAGCGCTGTTTGGTGGCTTTATTTCTGTTTCAATTTTAGGAGGTTTCAGTGGAGCTATGCAAGATCATAAAGAACTTTTCTTTTTTACACCACTAATTGCGGCAATGGCAGGTAATGTAGGTGTGCAATCTTCTGCAATTATTGTGCAAGGTTTGGCTAACGACAGTTTAAAAGGCTCACTTTTTAAAAGGTTATTAAAAGAAATTTTACAAGGGTTATTAAACGGTTTTGTCTTGGCTGCATTATTAATGTCTGCAGGAATGTTATTTTTAGGTTTTGATTTAGAATTAGGAATTACCGTAGCTGCATCTTTAATTTCCGTAATTATTATTGCCTCAATTATCGGAACCTTTATTCCTATCATTTTAGCAAAAAAAGGGATAGATCCCGCTTTAGCAACAGGGCCATTTATTACAACAAGTAATGATATTTTAGGAATTTTAATCTACTTTTCTATCGCTAAATTAGTATTGGGTTTCTAA
- the rsmA gene encoding 16S rRNA (adenine(1518)-N(6)/adenine(1519)-N(6))-dimethyltransferase RsmA, translating into MSVKAKKHLGQHFLTDESIAKDIADALTGNGYDDVLEIGPGMGVLTKYLLPKKAKVTVMELDRESVAYLHETFPLEHIKLDTSRDHFEIIEGDFLKNNIQDIFNKKQVAIIGNFPYNISTQIVFKAIENREYVPEFAGMFQKEVAKRIAEKEGSKVYGILSVLTQAFFDVEYLFTVPPTVFNPPPKVDSGVIRFIRKKDYSLPVDEKIFFRVVKTAFNQRRKMLRSSLKSFNLSDSLKEDPIFAKRPEQLSVEAFISLTQKLIENGI; encoded by the coding sequence ATGTCAGTTAAAGCAAAAAAACATTTAGGTCAGCATTTTTTAACAGATGAAAGCATTGCAAAAGATATAGCAGATGCATTAACTGGTAATGGATATGATGATGTCTTAGAAATTGGTCCTGGAATGGGAGTTTTAACCAAATATTTATTGCCCAAAAAAGCAAAGGTTACTGTCATGGAATTAGACAGAGAATCTGTTGCGTATTTGCACGAAACTTTTCCTTTAGAGCACATTAAATTGGATACTTCTAGGGATCATTTCGAAATTATAGAAGGAGATTTTTTAAAGAATAATATTCAAGATATTTTTAACAAAAAACAAGTAGCTATTATTGGTAATTTCCCTTATAATATTTCTACTCAAATTGTTTTTAAAGCCATTGAAAACAGAGAATATGTTCCTGAATTTGCGGGTATGTTTCAAAAAGAAGTGGCAAAAAGAATTGCAGAAAAAGAAGGATCTAAAGTATACGGAATTCTATCTGTATTAACCCAAGCCTTTTTTGATGTAGAATACTTATTTACCGTTCCGCCAACGGTATTTAATCCACCTCCAAAAGTAGACTCTGGGGTTATTAGATTCATCAGAAAAAAAGATTATTCGTTACCTGTAGATGAAAAGATATTTTTTAGAGTAGTAAAGACCGCATTTAATCAACGAAGAAAGATGTTGCGCTCTAGTTTAAAGTCCTTTAATCTTTCGGATTCCTTAAAGGAAGATCCTATCTTTGCGAAACGCCCAGAACAGTTATCTGTTGAAGCTTTTATCTCTCTAACGCAAAAATTAATAGAAAATGGCATTTGA
- a CDS encoding DUF4286 family protein, whose protein sequence is MYIYNVTINIDETVHKEWLTFMESHILKVLNTGRFTSAKLTQVLVEEEMGGSTYSIQYTANSREDLDAYYKHEAETLQQKSLQKFGDKMLAFRTELRLVKEFYPTSVGN, encoded by the coding sequence ATGTACATATACAACGTAACTATAAATATAGATGAAACCGTTCATAAAGAATGGCTTACATTTATGGAAAGTCATATTTTAAAAGTCTTAAATACTGGCAGATTTACGTCTGCAAAACTAACCCAAGTTTTGGTAGAAGAAGAAATGGGTGGTAGCACTTATTCTATACAATATACTGCAAACTCAAGAGAAGATTTAGATGCTTATTATAAACACGAAGCAGAAACATTACAACAGAAAAGTCTTCAGAAATTTGGAGATAAAATGTTAGCTTTTAGAACAGAATTAAGATTAGTAAAAGAATTTTATCCTACAAGTGTAGGGAATTAA